Proteins co-encoded in one Candidatus Korarchaeum sp. genomic window:
- a CDS encoding NTP transferase domain-containing protein: MKVALLAAGKGNRLRPATDSIPKPLLPIACSTLLEHNLALLNPTEVYVVVCYMKELFLEYRSKYGVNLVDQGEPLGTGHAVLKLEDFVRDDLLLLYSDIYIPPGFLEAFLSERDKYDHLVAVAPVERPWEFGVIEAEGKLLKRIVEKPKRGEEPSNLVVAGVFLLSQSIFDILRGLSPSPRGEIELTSAITEAVERGERVGIVSVDPWVDAGRREDFLLAQELLLNDMISGLRRVPDGFKVEGPLIIGRDAEVEGSELDGPCCLDGKLIDSAVAKAYLQRGSEVIGSTIRNSIVMSGSIVRSSLIESSIISKGSSILNSKISSSINASGTSIEGCEVENELIWGNKSCFT; encoded by the coding sequence TTGAAAGTAGCATTGCTAGCGGCGGGTAAGGGCAATAGGTTAAGGCCCGCTACTGACTCAATACCCAAACCCCTATTACCAATCGCATGCTCGACCCTCCTAGAACATAACTTAGCCCTCCTAAATCCAACAGAAGTCTACGTTGTCGTCTGCTATATGAAAGAACTATTCCTTGAGTACCGATCGAAGTACGGAGTTAATCTAGTGGATCAAGGCGAGCCACTGGGAACGGGTCACGCAGTCCTCAAGCTTGAGGATTTTGTTAGGGACGACCTCCTACTTCTATACTCAGATATCTACATTCCTCCTGGATTTCTTGAGGCCTTTTTATCTGAGAGAGATAAGTACGATCACTTAGTGGCGGTAGCTCCTGTGGAGAGGCCTTGGGAGTTCGGTGTCATAGAAGCTGAGGGGAAGCTCCTCAAGAGGATAGTTGAGAAGCCTAAGAGAGGAGAAGAACCATCTAATTTAGTGGTCGCTGGAGTTTTCCTTCTATCTCAATCTATATTCGATATATTGAGGGGCCTGAGCCCCTCTCCTAGGGGGGAGATAGAGCTCACATCAGCGATAACTGAAGCAGTCGAGAGGGGGGAGAGAGTGGGTATCGTTAGCGTAGATCCATGGGTAGATGCCGGGAGGAGGGAGGATTTCCTCCTCGCTCAGGAGTTACTCTTAAATGATATGATATCAGGGCTTAGGAGAGTGCCGGATGGATTCAAAGTAGAGGGGCCCCTTATAATAGGGAGGGACGCTGAGGTAGAGGGATCTGAGTTAGATGGGCCCTGTTGTCTAGATGGTAAGCTGATAGATTCAGCAGTAGCTAAGGCTTACTTGCAACGCGGGTCTGAAGTGATAGGATCCACTATAAGGAATTCTATCGTAATGAGCGGATCTATCGTGAGGAGTTCTCTCATAGAATCTTCTATAATCTCCAAGGGCTCCTCAATACTCAACTCGAAAATATCTAGCTCTATAAACGCATCAGGGACATCTATTGAGGGATGCGAAGTTGAAAACGAGCTTATTTGGGGAAATAAGTCGTGCTTCACCTAG
- a CDS encoding 30S ribosomal protein S3ae, with translation MSSRKAHGKVKTKTWYNTYAFDIFPGQWIGETPANDPESLIGRNVEVVVRDITGDFMHEKYKLWFKIFKVEGNKAYARFVKEMLNKDYMRSIVQRRSSRVDIQSEGVTKDGNYVRIFTLIITSTRIRSSQKHAIRERVDKYIREIIPNYTVEEIVRSFIFGNPLPVTSEIQRISSKIAPIKYVELRKMVLLKPSEIREAEERVESSIASGG, from the coding sequence ATGTCGAGTAGGAAGGCTCACGGGAAAGTCAAAACTAAGACCTGGTATAATACGTATGCCTTCGATATATTTCCAGGTCAGTGGATAGGGGAGACTCCAGCTAATGATCCGGAGAGCTTGATCGGTAGGAACGTAGAGGTAGTAGTCAGGGATATAACTGGTGACTTCATGCATGAGAAGTACAAACTCTGGTTCAAGATATTCAAGGTGGAGGGGAACAAGGCTTACGCTAGATTCGTGAAGGAGATGTTGAATAAGGATTACATGAGATCTATCGTCCAAAGGAGGAGCTCTAGAGTGGATATTCAATCAGAAGGTGTGACGAAGGACGGTAATTATGTCAGGATATTCACTCTCATAATCACATCCACTAGGATAAGGAGCAGTCAGAAGCACGCGATAAGGGAGAGAGTGGACAAGTACATCAGGGAAATAATCCCGAATTACACAGTGGAGGAGATCGTGAGATCCTTCATATTCGGTAACCCCCTCCCAGTCACCTCCGAGATACAGAGGATTTCCTCGAAGATAGCACCTATTAAATACGTAGAACTCAGGAAGATGGTGCTACTGAAACCATCCGAGATAAGAGAGGCTGAGGAGAGAGTTGAAAGTAGCATTGCTAGCGGCGGGTAA
- a CDS encoding energy-coupling factor ABC transporter ATP-binding protein — protein sequence MGALIEFEGVSFRYEGSESYAIRDVNLEIRRGDFLLIAGMSGSGKSTLLRMMNGLIPHFYRGEMVGRVLVDGLDTREASVAQLARKVGLVFQNPDNQIVTLRVDREVAFGLENLGVSREEMISRVNYALSKLKIEHLGRRPTYELSGGEKQLVAIASVIAMKPEILVLDEPTSELDPFSAARIVKILRELNREGITVIVAEHRLDLFAPPSNRLLVVHEGRIKFDGDPREVLYDDPYPLGVKSPGVVKFAKTHGVRGKPLTVGELLRAIVG from the coding sequence GTGGGCGCATTGATAGAATTCGAGGGGGTGTCCTTCAGGTACGAGGGAAGCGAGTCCTACGCTATCAGGGACGTAAACTTAGAGATAAGAAGGGGCGATTTCCTCCTAATAGCTGGAATGAGCGGCTCCGGGAAGTCTACGCTCTTGAGGATGATGAACGGACTGATACCCCACTTTTACAGAGGGGAGATGGTTGGTAGAGTGTTAGTAGATGGTTTAGATACTAGAGAAGCTAGTGTAGCTCAGTTAGCTAGGAAAGTGGGCTTAGTCTTTCAGAATCCTGATAATCAGATAGTGACCCTGAGGGTAGATAGGGAAGTAGCTTTCGGACTCGAGAATCTAGGGGTGAGCAGAGAGGAGATGATCTCTAGGGTGAATTACGCGTTATCTAAACTCAAGATAGAGCATTTAGGGAGGAGGCCCACTTACGAGCTGAGCGGTGGTGAGAAGCAACTAGTTGCAATAGCATCAGTAATAGCGATGAAACCGGAAATATTAGTACTAGATGAACCTACTAGTGAATTAGATCCGTTTAGCGCAGCTAGAATCGTTAAGATACTGAGAGAACTCAATAGAGAGGGTATCACGGTAATCGTAGCTGAACACAGGCTGGATCTCTTCGCTCCACCATCCAATAGGCTCCTAGTGGTCCATGAAGGGAGGATAAAATTCGATGGAGATCCTAGAGAGGTACTCTATGACGACCCCTATCCCCTAGGGGTTAAGTCACCTGGCGTCGTTAAATTCGCGAAGACTCATGGGGTTAGAGGCAAGCCGCTCACAGTAGGGGAGCTCTTGAGAGCTATAGTGGGGTGA
- a CDS encoding energy-coupling factor ABC transporter ATP-binding protein encodes MIEFRNAGFKYEGSRGFAIRGISLEFRVGKIYGIIGPNGSGKSTLLRMMNGLIPHFYRGEMVGRVLVDGLDTREASVAQLARKVGLVFQNPEHMFFSESIEEEVSFGPRSVGMEENEIGDSVRWSLEEVGLWELRRRGPWSLSGGEMKRLSIACVLSMRPTFLALDEPTIGQDAISKDSLISLLRNLRGEGKGIIVVTHDIEWLEELDPDEVIVLSKGSIYKRGPPEDIFSDIRGLVMSQLMPPVSYIIEDLLRRCLNVRSVRDA; translated from the coding sequence TTGATAGAATTCCGGAATGCTGGTTTCAAATATGAGGGAAGTCGGGGATTCGCTATCAGAGGTATCTCATTGGAGTTCAGAGTTGGGAAGATATACGGGATCATAGGACCCAACGGCTCCGGGAAGTCTACGCTCTTGAGGATGATGAACGGACTGATACCCCACTTTTACAGAGGGGAGATGGTTGGTAGAGTGTTAGTAGATGGTTTAGATACTAGAGAAGCTAGTGTAGCTCAGTTAGCTAGGAAAGTGGGCTTAGTCTTTCAGAATCCTGAGCATATGTTCTTCTCAGAATCGATTGAAGAGGAGGTCTCATTCGGACCTAGATCAGTTGGTATGGAAGAGAATGAGATCGGGGATTCCGTTAGATGGAGTCTCGAGGAAGTAGGTCTCTGGGAGCTCAGGAGGAGAGGTCCCTGGTCCCTCAGTGGAGGGGAGATGAAGAGGCTCTCGATAGCTTGCGTCCTCTCCATGAGACCGACTTTCTTAGCATTAGATGAGCCGACCATCGGACAGGATGCTATCTCTAAGGACTCTCTGATAAGTTTATTGAGGAATCTGAGAGGTGAGGGGAAGGGGATCATCGTCGTGACTCACGATATAGAATGGTTAGAGGAGCTAGATCCCGATGAAGTCATAGTGCTGAGTAAGGGATCTATCTATAAGAGAGGACCACCCGAAGATATTTTCTCAGATATAAGGGGATTGGTTATGAGCCAATTAATGCCTCCAGTCTCTTATATCATTGAAGACCTTCTAAGGAGGTGCCTCAATGTTCGATCCGTTAGGGATGCTTGA
- a CDS encoding energy-coupling factor transporter transmembrane protein EcfT: MFDPLGMLEIFRTGYAESVYARLNPLVKFILFAVFIILPLLSTNLLLQLFSMLAQIPLIMMSRSGRRVVRSLRASMFFILIIILLNYIATNSIIFSLSMVVRLLVMIIASAIFMNGSNPSEIGDVLSKLRVPTSITFSFIVALRFIPVLADDFMNIVASQASRGHEVERSGFIRRAKSLLPLLIPLIVIAIRRAQQLAEALESRCFGSGKRTSYISYGVSFSDFLALIYAIIVIIVGVSLATLPPSFPLLPFR; the protein is encoded by the coding sequence ATGTTCGATCCGTTAGGGATGCTTGAGATATTCAGGACAGGCTATGCTGAGAGCGTATACGCTAGGCTGAATCCCTTAGTTAAGTTCATCCTCTTCGCAGTCTTCATAATCCTCCCGTTATTGTCCACAAACCTTCTCCTCCAGCTCTTCTCCATGCTGGCGCAGATCCCCCTGATAATGATGTCTAGATCGGGGAGGAGGGTCGTCAGATCATTGAGAGCTTCAATGTTCTTCATTTTGATAATAATTCTCTTGAACTATATTGCTACAAATAGTATAATTTTTAGCTTATCTATGGTGGTCAGATTGCTTGTGATGATAATAGCTTCGGCTATATTCATGAATGGGTCGAACCCCTCGGAAATAGGAGATGTATTATCTAAACTGAGAGTCCCCACGTCGATTACTTTCTCTTTCATAGTGGCCTTGAGGTTCATCCCTGTGTTAGCGGATGATTTCATGAATATAGTCGCTTCTCAAGCTAGTAGGGGGCATGAAGTAGAGAGGAGCGGTTTCATAAGGAGAGCTAAGAGTCTACTCCCTCTATTGATACCTCTGATAGTCATAGCTATCAGGAGGGCCCAGCAATTAGCTGAAGCGTTGGAGAGTAGGTGCTTCGGATCGGGGAAGAGGACGAGTTATATTAGTTATGGAGTGAGTTTCTCAGATTTCCTCGCTCTCATATATGCTATCATCGTGATAATCGTAGGCGTGTCCTTAGCGACACTCCCCCCAAGTTTTCCACTCCTTCCCTTCCGGTGA
- a CDS encoding AAA family ATPase, translated as MPINSSIFYDTSYLGYSIIKDKRVLRDSFIPDTLPGREEQIFQFTRALSDLLSDQPPSDVAFIGKPGTGKTAVAKNVTGKFKQEYPNIRAKFIYINCSQATTSYRVMYQLNRALGVLVPPSGYPFDVLWDKFIEAYSSSNSRLVVILDEVDLLVRRDGGRILYSLSRLNYELGRNLSISMVVISNTLDFLDRLDPRERSSFEPLRIHFPPYTQPQLYNILRQRADLGLKLGTWDDEALHLIAARVAQESGDARRAIDVLRIAAEIAEDERAEKLAVRHVEKALNSVNEEEISVTVRTLPLHHRLILAAIAEILERPQVRPGTGVIYSLYTKKAQSYGVKPLTMRRVSGILRELESLGLVEIKMDYGGARGNTKVVERMALPPTQMKSLLFQMGVRT; from the coding sequence ATGCCGATAAATAGTAGTATATTTTATGACACATCCTATTTAGGCTATTCAATAATTAAAGATAAGAGGGTCTTGAGGGACTCATTTATACCTGATACTCTACCGGGAAGAGAGGAACAGATATTCCAATTCACTAGGGCATTGTCAGACTTATTGAGCGATCAACCTCCGAGCGACGTGGCTTTCATAGGTAAGCCGGGAACTGGGAAGACAGCAGTAGCTAAGAACGTGACAGGGAAGTTCAAGCAGGAATACCCTAACATAAGGGCTAAGTTCATATACATAAACTGCAGTCAAGCGACGACTTCCTATAGAGTGATGTATCAATTGAATAGAGCCCTGGGCGTCCTAGTACCACCTTCAGGCTATCCTTTCGACGTCCTCTGGGATAAGTTCATCGAAGCCTATTCATCTTCGAACTCCAGGCTTGTAGTCATATTAGATGAAGTAGACCTACTCGTCAGGAGGGACGGTGGGAGGATACTTTACTCACTCTCTAGGTTGAATTATGAGTTAGGGAGGAACCTCAGCATAAGTATGGTCGTCATAAGTAACACTTTGGACTTCTTGGATAGGTTGGATCCGAGAGAGAGGAGTAGCTTCGAGCCCCTGAGGATACACTTCCCTCCGTACACTCAACCTCAACTATACAATATACTCAGACAGAGAGCTGACTTGGGTCTGAAGCTCGGGACATGGGATGATGAAGCACTTCATTTAATCGCAGCTAGAGTTGCTCAAGAGTCTGGGGATGCTAGGAGGGCTATAGATGTCTTGAGGATAGCTGCTGAGATCGCGGAAGATGAGAGAGCTGAGAAACTCGCAGTTAGGCATGTGGAGAAAGCCCTCAACTCAGTCAATGAGGAGGAGATATCTGTTACCGTTAGGACTCTACCCCTTCACCACAGGTTGATCTTAGCGGCGATAGCTGAGATATTGGAGAGGCCTCAAGTGAGGCCAGGGACTGGGGTCATCTATTCCTTATACACTAAGAAAGCTCAGAGTTATGGAGTGAAACCATTGACAATGAGGAGAGTGAGCGGTATCTTGAGGGAGCTCGAATCCCTTGGCTTAGTGGAGATAAAGATGGATTACGGAGGGGCTAGGGGTAATACTAAGGTCGTGGAGAGGATGGCGTTGCCTCCAACTCAAATGAAGTCCCTCCTCTTCCAAATGGGGGTAAGGACATAA
- a CDS encoding DNA-directed DNA polymerase II small subunit, protein MSQVELLRKFLRKGLNLTPEALNYLMQRGDVEKIIELVPRKPVIDYEDILPLIQADEGRYRVESSEFDVVLKPDNLGILGNVEEFIRFVRARFDKLRPLVSRWVDLEPIPIAELKNKTSRNGDNLFIIGMIMEKISTKDGSIKIILEDESGIVNVIFKRDSRAWELAERTPVDSVVGVRGTYVNGKIYGESIFLPDVRNDEVPEGRHSGKVVMISDVHIGSRYFNEGAFERFVRWLRSEGAREVRYLIICGDLVDGIGVYPNQEEELRITDVYKQFEYASKFLSKIPSRIKIIYIPGNHEPVRQAEPQPELHRDYLDILLDANQNVVALPNPSIVKIGSLILLLYHGRSLNAVMKHIPGLQPVKPQTVVEAMSWILKLRNLVPIYGEHPISPEERDWLLIENPPNIFHTGHVHVYGVGDYKGVKLINSGTFENETPYIRSLGIEVTVGKVPILNMENLEVEIMDFE, encoded by the coding sequence ATGAGCCAAGTTGAGCTACTCAGAAAGTTCCTGAGGAAGGGCCTAAACTTAACGCCTGAGGCATTGAACTATTTGATGCAAAGGGGGGATGTCGAGAAGATAATAGAGTTAGTGCCGCGTAAGCCCGTTATAGATTATGAAGACATACTCCCCCTGATACAGGCTGACGAAGGTAGATATAGAGTTGAGAGCTCCGAATTCGATGTGGTCTTGAAACCAGACAACTTAGGTATCTTAGGAAATGTAGAGGAGTTCATCAGATTCGTTAGAGCGAGGTTCGATAAATTGAGGCCACTAGTATCGAGATGGGTGGATCTCGAACCCATACCCATAGCCGAGCTGAAGAATAAGACGAGTAGAAATGGGGACAATCTCTTCATAATAGGTATGATAATGGAAAAAATATCAACAAAAGACGGGTCAATAAAGATTATTCTTGAAGATGAAAGCGGTATAGTGAACGTTATATTCAAGAGGGATAGTAGAGCTTGGGAGCTCGCGGAGAGGACCCCGGTGGACAGCGTAGTAGGCGTCAGGGGGACTTACGTCAATGGGAAGATATATGGAGAGAGCATATTCCTCCCAGATGTGAGGAATGATGAAGTGCCTGAAGGGAGGCACAGCGGGAAGGTCGTTATGATAAGTGATGTGCATATAGGAAGCAGGTACTTCAATGAGGGGGCCTTCGAGAGGTTCGTGAGATGGTTGAGGAGTGAGGGGGCAAGGGAAGTGAGGTACCTCATCATATGCGGGGATTTAGTGGACGGTATAGGCGTTTACCCTAATCAAGAGGAAGAGCTCAGGATAACCGACGTTTACAAACAGTTTGAATATGCTAGTAAGTTCCTCTCCAAGATACCTAGTCGGATCAAGATAATATACATCCCCGGGAATCATGAGCCAGTTAGACAAGCCGAGCCCCAACCCGAACTCCATAGAGATTACTTAGATATACTACTGGACGCTAATCAGAACGTAGTAGCGTTACCGAATCCATCTATAGTAAAGATAGGGAGTTTGATCCTTCTTCTCTATCATGGAAGGAGCTTAAATGCTGTGATGAAGCATATACCGGGCTTACAACCTGTGAAGCCGCAGACTGTAGTAGAAGCGATGTCATGGATCTTGAAGTTGAGGAACTTAGTGCCTATATACGGAGAGCACCCCATATCGCCCGAGGAGAGAGACTGGTTACTGATAGAGAATCCTCCTAACATATTTCACACTGGTCATGTCCACGTTTACGGTGTGGGGGATTACAAGGGAGTTAAGCTCATTAACTCAGGCACATTCGAGAACGAGACCCCGTACATAAGGAGCTTGGGGATAGAGGTCACTGTGGGTAAGGTCCCCATACTAAATATGGAGAATTTAGAAGTTGAAATTATGGATTTCGAATAA
- a CDS encoding ATP/GTP-binding protein, which yields MKGVIVLGTAGSGKTTFTANFSSWLSENFLIKSCPVNLDPGASSLPYEPSYDIRDIISVEDLMRRENLGPNGAIVRAADLIVDRSDDIVESLTSLDCDTLIIDTPGQMEIFAFRPTGRALCERLSRDMRLLSIYLGDYDPKRDLEDLLSSAFLAKILELKLGVKVIPVLNKSDLWGGRDFSDVWEAVLRGEMSVLEGRDGVYIDALQDLLNAISSFRSPIRVVSISAKYFQGFGEVLDLLNEAWCTCGDMT from the coding sequence ATGAAAGGAGTGATCGTGTTAGGTACAGCCGGCTCGGGCAAGACTACGTTCACGGCCAACTTCTCGAGTTGGTTGAGTGAGAACTTCCTGATTAAGAGCTGCCCCGTCAACTTAGATCCCGGGGCATCCTCACTACCTTATGAGCCCTCTTACGATATAAGAGACATAATAAGCGTGGAGGATCTGATGAGGAGGGAGAACTTAGGGCCGAATGGTGCTATAGTGAGAGCTGCAGACCTAATAGTCGACCGGTCTGATGATATAGTTGAATCCCTTACATCGCTGGATTGCGACACCCTGATAATAGATACACCGGGCCAGATGGAGATATTCGCATTCAGGCCTACCGGTAGAGCTTTATGTGAGAGGTTATCTAGGGACATGAGGCTCCTCTCGATCTACTTAGGGGATTACGATCCGAAGAGGGATTTAGAGGACTTATTATCCTCCGCCTTCCTCGCGAAGATACTAGAGCTCAAGCTAGGGGTCAAGGTAATTCCCGTGCTCAATAAATCCGATCTATGGGGAGGAAGGGATTTCAGCGATGTGTGGGAGGCTGTCCTCAGGGGGGAGATGAGCGTACTGGAGGGGAGGGATGGTGTCTATATAGATGCTCTACAAGACCTCTTGAACGCTATTTCATCCTTCAGATCCCCGATAAGAGTCGTATCTATCTCAGCCAAGTACTTCCAAGGGTTCGGGGAAGTCCTCGACTTATTGAACGAAGCTTGGTGTACTTGCGGCGATATGACGTAG